A single window of Longimicrobiales bacterium DNA harbors:
- a CDS encoding M23 family metallopeptidase has product MASRQWTVVVVSDDDTKVRQFQLSREAFRVLIALALFLIAGLSSLATAFLIGAGAGVADSRLVAKNEILERELEGMTVLLDTLESSIEHLTSKDEYYRLLAGLEPLDSDVLMAGIGGPDGDSLEASDLYLIDARAGRRAFSASMQLNALIRRASVLAFSWTEAEDTLSGKHARLGATPSIFPTKGYISSNFSTSRWHPILDRPRPHTGLDIVAATGTPVVASANGRVASAGHRGDYGLLIEIDHGHGVKTRYAHLSATKVKVGQTVQRGQTIGAVGTTGLSVGPHLHYEVLVNGRHSNPRRFILDADAIPD; this is encoded by the coding sequence ATGGCATCGCGTCAGTGGACGGTCGTGGTCGTGTCGGACGATGATACCAAAGTGCGGCAGTTCCAGCTGTCGCGTGAGGCATTCCGCGTCCTGATCGCGCTCGCACTGTTCCTGATTGCGGGGCTGAGCTCGCTCGCGACCGCGTTCCTGATCGGCGCCGGTGCCGGCGTTGCCGACTCGAGGCTGGTCGCCAAGAACGAGATCCTGGAGCGTGAGCTCGAGGGGATGACGGTGCTGCTGGACACACTCGAGAGCTCGATCGAGCACCTGACGAGCAAGGACGAGTACTACCGCCTTCTGGCCGGCCTGGAGCCGCTCGACTCGGACGTGCTGATGGCGGGTATCGGCGGACCGGACGGCGACAGCCTCGAGGCCAGCGATCTGTACCTGATCGACGCGCGCGCCGGCCGCCGCGCATTCAGTGCATCCATGCAGCTCAATGCCCTGATCCGCCGGGCCAGCGTCCTTGCGTTCAGCTGGACTGAAGCGGAAGACACGCTGAGCGGCAAGCACGCACGCCTCGGCGCAACGCCGTCGATATTCCCGACCAAGGGCTACATCTCCAGCAATTTCTCGACGTCACGCTGGCACCCGATCCTCGACCGGCCGCGCCCGCACACCGGCCTCGACATCGTCGCCGCCACCGGCACCCCGGTCGTCGCCTCGGCCAACGGGCGCGTCGCCTCCGCCGGTCACCGCGGCGACTACGGCCTGCTCATCGAGATCGACCACGGACACGGCGTGAAGACCCGCTACGCCCACCTCTCGGCGACGAAGGTGAAGGTCGGACAGACCGTGCAGCGGGGACAGACGATCGGCGCAGTCGGCACCACCGGCCTGTCCGTGGGACCGCACCTGCACTACGAAGTGCTCGTCAACGGCCGGCATTCCAATCCGCGCCGGTTCATCCTCGATGCCGACGCCATACCGGATTGA
- a CDS encoding 3-hydroxyacyl-CoA dehydrogenase NAD-binding domain-containing protein codes for MKVQDQAALTLDISGDGVAWLIFDRPDSRVNILTSGTMSRLNDLLGAIETAARAGSVRAVVVRSGKDGSFIAGADVEEIASITDAADGAAGAAQGQAVFRRLDLLPVPTVAAIDGTCLGGGTELVLACDVAIASDRPETRIGLPEVKLGIIPGFGGTTRLPRRVGLREALAMILTGSSISARKAQRIGLIAERMHQGVLYDRARDLALELATKRPPTRRKRSLIAKLVDDTAAGRRVILAQARKQVMKETGGHYPAPLRALDVIAETAKLPLDPAQKIEAKALGDLIVTDVSKNLLHVFHLMEGAKKAGPAGVRPRSVSRVAVLGAGVMGGGIAQLLAYRSLDVRLKDIRNDALGLGLRHAREMFDRLVKRGRIEKRDARRYMDAIAPTLDYTGFGTADLVIEAVVERMDVKQQVLRETETHVRDDCVLTSNTSSLSITAMQGALERPERFAGMHFFNPVHRMPLVEVIRGEQTSDETIATVVGLTRRLDKTPVIVNDGPGFLVNRILAPYLNEAAWLLAEGGSIEQIDRTLKRFGMPMGPLRLLDEVGLDVARHAGAVMSGAFGERLALPPTMTALEKTQLLGRKGGRGFYVYENGREKSVNEEIYSSLGATLPPERRELAQQDILDRTLLMMVNEAARVLEDRIVAGPGDVDLGMITGTGFPPFRGGLLRWADAIGMPQILARLEQLQAQHGPRFEPASLIRERAAAGRGFY; via the coding sequence ATGAAGGTACAGGACCAGGCGGCGCTGACGCTCGACATTTCGGGCGACGGTGTCGCCTGGCTCATTTTCGACAGGCCCGATTCCAGGGTCAACATCCTCACGTCGGGGACGATGTCGCGGCTGAACGATCTGCTGGGCGCGATCGAGACGGCCGCGCGTGCGGGCAGCGTTCGCGCGGTGGTGGTGCGCAGCGGCAAGGACGGCAGTTTCATTGCCGGTGCGGACGTTGAGGAGATCGCATCGATCACGGACGCGGCGGATGGGGCGGCAGGAGCGGCGCAGGGCCAGGCCGTGTTCCGGCGCCTGGACCTGCTGCCGGTGCCCACCGTAGCGGCGATCGACGGCACGTGTCTCGGCGGCGGTACCGAGCTGGTGCTGGCGTGCGATGTCGCGATCGCCAGCGACCGGCCCGAGACCCGGATCGGACTGCCCGAAGTGAAGCTCGGGATCATCCCGGGTTTCGGCGGCACGACACGGCTGCCGCGGCGGGTGGGTCTGCGCGAGGCACTCGCGATGATCCTGACGGGATCCTCGATATCCGCGCGCAAGGCACAGCGCATCGGGCTCATAGCCGAGCGCATGCACCAGGGAGTGCTGTACGACCGCGCGCGCGACCTGGCCCTGGAGCTCGCCACGAAGCGCCCGCCCACGCGACGCAAGCGCTCGCTCATCGCGAAGCTTGTCGATGACACCGCGGCCGGACGGCGCGTAATCCTCGCGCAGGCGCGCAAACAGGTCATGAAGGAAACGGGCGGCCACTACCCCGCCCCGCTGCGTGCGCTGGACGTGATTGCGGAGACGGCGAAGCTGCCGCTCGACCCGGCACAGAAGATCGAGGCGAAGGCGCTCGGCGATCTGATCGTCACCGACGTATCCAAGAATCTCCTGCACGTCTTCCACCTCATGGAGGGTGCGAAGAAGGCCGGTCCGGCGGGCGTCAGGCCGCGCAGCGTATCGCGCGTGGCCGTGCTCGGTGCGGGAGTGATGGGCGGCGGCATTGCGCAGCTGCTGGCGTACCGCAGTCTCGATGTGCGGCTCAAGGACATCCGCAACGATGCGCTCGGCCTCGGCCTGCGACACGCGCGCGAGATGTTCGACCGCCTGGTCAAACGCGGCCGCATCGAGAAGCGCGATGCACGCCGCTACATGGACGCTATCGCCCCCACACTCGATTACACCGGTTTCGGCACGGCCGATCTGGTCATCGAGGCGGTCGTCGAGCGCATGGACGTGAAACAGCAGGTCCTGCGCGAGACGGAGACGCACGTACGCGACGACTGCGTGCTCACGTCGAACACGTCTTCCCTGTCCATCACGGCCATGCAGGGAGCGCTCGAGCGGCCGGAACGCTTTGCCGGCATGCACTTCTTCAACCCGGTGCATCGCATGCCGCTCGTCGAGGTCATCCGCGGCGAACAGACATCGGACGAGACGATCGCGACCGTTGTCGGGCTCACACGCCGCCTCGACAAGACACCCGTCATCGTCAACGATGGTCCGGGTTTCCTCGTCAATCGCATTCTCGCTCCGTACCTGAACGAGGCAGCGTGGCTGCTGGCGGAAGGCGGCTCGATCGAACAGATCGACCGCACGCTGAAGCGTTTCGGCATGCCGATGGGACCGTTGCGGCTGCTCGACGAGGTCGGCCTCGATGTCGCCCGTCATGCGGGCGCAGTCATGAGCGGTGCGTTCGGTGAGCGGCTCGCGCTGCCGCCCACCATGACGGCGCTCGAGAAGACGCAGCTGCTCGGTCGCAAGGGCGGACGCGGCTTCTATGTGTACGAGAACGGTCGCGAGAAGTCCGTGAACGAGGAGATCTACAGCAGCCTGGGCGCCACACTGCCCCCCGAACGACGTGAGCTCGCCCAGCAGGACATCCTGGACCGCACGCTGCTCATGATGGTGAACGAGGCGGCCCGTGTGCTCGAGGATCGCATCGTTGCCGGCCCCGGCGACGTTGATCTGGGCATGATCACCGGCACCGGCTTCCCGCCGTTCCGCGGAGGATTGCTGCGCTGGGCCGATGCCATCGGCATGCCGCAGATCCTGGCGCGTCTCGAGCAGCTGCAGGCACAGCACGGCCCGCGCTTCGAGCCTGCGTCGCTCATCCGCGAGCGGGCTGCGGCCGGCCGCGGCTTCTATTGA
- a CDS encoding DUF402 domain-containing protein — MSLVEIHYTRPPGRTTVFRQELVAATDECIITLLEHTDMREPVRVRDTVVLEPGASVVWFTFPGLWHDIGRFHTRAGRFTGFYANVLTPVQLVTPVHWETTDLFLDVWLDEHGVEVLDVDELRQALADEVIDAHRADRAQQEADALVGAATAGSWPPPVCREWTLERARSAVRERAGGRSR, encoded by the coding sequence TTGAGCCTCGTCGAGATCCATTACACGCGCCCGCCCGGCCGTACCACCGTGTTCCGGCAGGAGCTCGTGGCCGCTACGGATGAGTGCATCATCACGCTGCTCGAGCATACGGACATGCGCGAGCCGGTGCGCGTGCGTGACACCGTCGTCCTCGAGCCCGGCGCATCGGTAGTATGGTTCACGTTTCCGGGCCTGTGGCACGACATCGGACGTTTTCACACCCGCGCCGGCCGTTTCACGGGTTTCTACGCGAACGTGCTGACACCCGTCCAGCTCGTCACGCCCGTGCATTGGGAGACGACGGATCTCTTCCTCGATGTGTGGCTCGACGAGCACGGCGTCGAGGTGCTCGATGTCGATGAGCTCCGGCAGGCGCTCGCTGATGAGGTCATTGATGCACACCGGGCCGATCGCGCGCAGCAGGAGGCGGACGCCCTGGTCGGCGCGGCGACCGCGGGCAGCTGGCCGCCGCCCGTATGCCGCGAGTGGACGCTGGAGCGCGCCCGTTCAGCCGTGCGGGAGCGCGCCGGCGGCCGCAGCCGCTGA
- a CDS encoding thioredoxin domain-containing protein, translating to MKLRSSFLALIACAAALLPDPAAGQTSSRAGDTRAALLERAAESRTRGSPDAPLLVYEIADFQCPFCAQFAQDVFHQIDSAYVSTGRVQWVFVNLPMPSHSRAWIATEAALCAGAVSDRFWVMHDRLFVAGQEWISAADPAAILSRYARDAGVDMERFDACVAADEVAPIILQDVIFGSRVTGTPTFVVNNRVTNRQQTVVGVKGFSEWREVLDGLLRSKD from the coding sequence ATGAAACTCAGATCGTCATTTCTTGCGCTGATCGCCTGCGCCGCCGCCCTGCTGCCGGACCCGGCAGCAGGGCAGACATCCTCGCGTGCCGGCGATACGCGCGCAGCCCTGCTCGAGCGCGCCGCGGAAAGCCGCACCAGGGGGTCCCCCGACGCGCCTCTCCTCGTTTACGAGATCGCGGATTTCCAGTGCCCGTTCTGTGCGCAGTTCGCGCAGGACGTCTTCCACCAGATCGACAGCGCCTATGTGAGCACCGGTCGCGTGCAGTGGGTGTTCGTCAATCTGCCAATGCCGTCGCACAGCCGCGCGTGGATCGCAACCGAAGCCGCACTCTGTGCCGGCGCCGTGAGCGACCGCTTCTGGGTGATGCACGACCGCCTCTTCGTCGCGGGTCAGGAATGGATCTCCGCCGCGGACCCCGCCGCCATACTGTCGCGCTACGCGCGCGATGCCGGTGTCGACATGGAACGCTTCGACGCGTGCGTCGCGGCTGACGAAGTCGCGCCGATCATCCTCCAGGACGTCATCTTCGGCTCGCGCGTAACCGGCACACCGACGTTCGTGGTCAACAACCGCGTCACGAATCGGCAGCAGACTGTCGTCGGCGTAAAGGGGTTCAGCGAATGGCGGGAAGTGCTGGACGGACTGCTGCGCAGCAAGGACTGA
- a CDS encoding thioredoxin domain-containing protein, which translates to MPASKRKNAAAGQKNMNMFYIVLAVVAVVGIGAIVYSMRGGSGGSMATEPLNLSLASADSLLNTAQGVTIGEQNAPVQVIVFSDFQCPGCGVWQRNIETNLKPEFVESGKVRYTYYDYPIISIHAHAFLAARAARCANDQGRFWDYHDRLFAGQNQWGFARSAPVDQFTAYATELGLDANAFTQCLRSERHADVVTANALLGEQLGVRGTPTVFVGQRRLGDNEWSDYAAVSAAIEAAGGV; encoded by the coding sequence GTGCCAGCGAGCAAGAGGAAGAACGCAGCGGCGGGCCAGAAGAACATGAACATGTTCTACATCGTGCTCGCCGTGGTAGCGGTGGTCGGCATCGGCGCCATCGTATATTCGATGCGCGGCGGTAGCGGCGGCAGCATGGCGACGGAGCCGCTGAACCTGTCGCTCGCGAGCGCGGACTCGCTGCTCAATACGGCTCAGGGTGTTACGATCGGCGAGCAGAACGCGCCCGTGCAGGTCATCGTGTTCAGTGACTTCCAGTGTCCCGGCTGCGGCGTCTGGCAGCGCAACATCGAAACGAACCTGAAGCCGGAGTTCGTGGAAAGCGGCAAGGTCCGCTACACGTACTACGACTACCCGATCATCTCCATTCACGCCCACGCGTTCCTGGCCGCACGCGCCGCGCGTTGTGCGAACGATCAGGGCCGCTTCTGGGACTACCACGACCGTCTGTTCGCCGGTCAGAATCAGTGGGGATTCGCGCGTTCGGCGCCGGTCGACCAGTTCACCGCCTACGCCACGGAGCTCGGACTGGACGCGAATGCGTTCACGCAGTGCCTGCGCAGCGAGCGTCACGCCGATGTCGTGACGGCGAATGCGCTGCTCGGCGAGCAGCTCGGCGTCCGCGGGACCCCGACGGTGTTTGTCGGGCAGCGCCGCCTCGGCGACAACGAGTGGAGCGATTACGCAGCGGTGAGCGCGGCCATCGAGGCGGCGGGCGGCGTCTGA
- a CDS encoding vitamin K epoxide reductase family protein translates to MLNRMGIALLALVGVLISAYMTAYKLGMLGSIVCGTGGCETVQNSPWSVFLGVPVPVIGLVGYGLLFAAALLGLQPRFEDDRRVPLVLVSGAFIGAAFSAYLTWLEVSVIHAWCRWCVVSAILAGLILLLALPEIGRLRTQTED, encoded by the coding sequence ATGCTGAACCGCATGGGCATCGCGCTGCTCGCGCTCGTTGGCGTGCTGATATCCGCCTACATGACCGCGTACAAGCTGGGCATGCTCGGCTCGATCGTGTGCGGCACGGGCGGCTGCGAGACGGTGCAGAACTCACCGTGGTCCGTATTCCTCGGGGTGCCCGTACCGGTCATCGGACTGGTCGGTTACGGGCTCCTCTTCGCCGCCGCCCTGCTCGGTCTCCAGCCACGCTTCGAGGATGACCGTCGGGTACCGCTCGTACTGGTCAGTGGCGCATTCATCGGCGCGGCGTTCTCCGCATACCTCACGTGGCTCGAGGTCAGCGTCATTCACGCCTGGTGCCGCTGGTGCGTCGTCTCGGCCATTCTGGCCGGCCTCATCCTGCTGCTCGCGCTCCCCGAGATCGGTCGCCTGCGGACACAAACGGAAGACTGA